CTTTAGCAGACGAAAGCTCATATTTCTTTTCAGAATTAACACGATTAAAATTCATAGTCGATGCCATTCAACAAGAACCGTATTTTATCATTCTCGATGAAATTTTAAAAGGCACGAACAGCACCGATAAAGCCATTGGCTCGAAAAAATTTGTTGAAAAACTCGTGGCTTCAAACGCAACAGGCATTATAGCAACACACGATTTAAGTTTGTGTGAGATGGAAAAGGAACTTAAAGAGGTTAAAAACTACTATTTTGATGCCGAGATTATCCATGATGAATTGTATTTTGACTATACGCTAAAACATGGTGTTTGTAAAAACATGAATGCGTCTTTCCTCTTAAAGAAAATGGAAATCGTTTAGCTGAAATTCACTTTGTATAGAAGGCAAATTTCCCAAAGGAAGTTTTTATCTTTACCATTATGCAAGACCAATTTAAAGTAAGTTGGATGCAAACCGATTTGGTTTGGGAAAATCCGCAACAAAATAGAGTAGCGTTTAGCAAGCATTTTGAAAGCCTTTCAAATGATACAGATCTTGTTATTTTACCTGAAATGTTCTCCACAGGATTTACAATGCATGCTGCTGAAGTCGCCGAAACCATGGAAAGCGAAACTGTTTCGTGGTTAAAGCACATGGCTTTAACTTACAACACGGCGATTACGGGGAGTTTGGTGATTTCCGAAGATGATAACTTTTACAACCGCTTACTTTTTGTAGAGCCTTCTGGGAAAATCACGTACTACAATAAACGACACACTTTTACTTTGGTAGGTGAAGAGAAAACTTATACAGCAGGCGCAAAAAAAATTATTGTAGATTATAAAGGCTGGAAAATTTGTCCGCTAATATGCTACGACTTACGTTTTCCGGTTTGGGCACGTAACACCGATGATTACGATCTTTTAATTTATGTAGCCAATTGGCCAAAGCCACGAATTTTAGCCTGGGATACCTTGTTAAAAGCTCGAGCCATAGAAAACATGAGTTATTGTATAGGTGTGAATCGCGTTGGTGTAGATGGGGTCAATGCTGTGTATTCAGGACACTCTGCTGCTTATGATGTTCTCGGGAATTTAATTTCCGAACTAAGACCAAATGAAGTATCGGTAGAGACTGTTACTCTAGAAAAACGTCATATTGAAGCTTACCGCAATAAGTTCAAGTTTTTAAACGATCGGGATCGGTTTACTATACTTTAGTTTTGTGATGCATTGCTACCGCAATTTAGCGCTCCCGCCAGTTTTCAACTGGTGGTTTTACACTCAATCGCGCGGCTATTTAAATTCCAGCGTTTCTTCAATCCCCCAGTCGGCTCGAATTTCAACATCTTTAAAATGACTTATTTTCTCAGGTTGGCGTTTTTCTAAATAGCTTCCTGTGTCGTATTTCTGGTTGCCATTGGCATCGTGTATAACCCTAATGGCATATACAGCCGGATTAAGGTCTAAGAAATCTACAGGTTTTTGTTCGGTAACATAAGATTCGTATTTTAATTTGCCGTCTTTATCCGTAAGCTGAATAATAATTGGAAATGTTGCGTTTGCTAAAGTGAAGCGTACGTAACCATAATCGGAACTTTTTTTGGTTTTTACCGCAACATTCAGCGTGTCATTTTTGTAATCGAAAATATCGACAAAAGCTTCAGGGAGAATTTGCATCTTATAAAGGTTATCTTCGGTTTTATCGAAATTGAAATCGTAAGTATTGGTTAGTGTGTCAAATTTAGTATCAAACGAAATAGCTATTGAATCTTTATCCATTAAAGATATTTTTGAAGCATCAAATTTTACAAATGGTGTGTTTGCTGTTAATTGCAACGGTTCTTTTAGTCCTATGCTGTTTCCTGTAAGGATGTCTACTGTTAAGGAATCTCTTTTTTGCTCACTAATACGTACTGTGAAATCTTTTTCAAAATCATCTTTTTGGACTTTAAAAAGTAAGGAGTCGACTTTCATTCTTGGAGTGTACCAGTACATTAATGAGTCTGTTTTTGGATCTTTTGTGATGCGGTAGTTAAAATCCTCTGGTGTTTCGGATAGCATTTTTATTTTCATGCCTTTATAATCGCCTTCATAGCCAAAAACAATTTTTTCTCCAGAAATGAGCTTTGGTCTGGTGGCGTTAAAAGTAGCCTCTTCCTTAAACAGTTTTAGGGTGTATGTCGAATCGGTAGGTACATTAATAAAACTATTATGAAATGCAATTTGATCGGACTTTTGCTGAAATTTATTATCGCCATTGCCATCGTTTAAGGCTATCAATAAATATTTTCCAGGCTTCACATTTTCAATGGCAAAAGTGGTAACACTATCTAAAGTATTGGTAATATATTTGGGTTTTTCTTTAAAAATGATCGAGTCGGTAAATGTGGAATCTACTTCATAAAGCCCTACATTAATAAAGGTTTCAGGTTTTT
This genomic interval from Tamlana carrageenivorans contains the following:
- a CDS encoding amidohydrolase — protein: MQDQFKVSWMQTDLVWENPQQNRVAFSKHFESLSNDTDLVILPEMFSTGFTMHAAEVAETMESETVSWLKHMALTYNTAITGSLVISEDDNFYNRLLFVEPSGKITYYNKRHTFTLVGEEKTYTAGAKKIIVDYKGWKICPLICYDLRFPVWARNTDDYDLLIYVANWPKPRILAWDTLLKARAIENMSYCIGVNRVGVDGVNAVYSGHSAAYDVLGNLISELRPNEVSVETVTLEKRHIEAYRNKFKFLNDRDRFTIL
- a CDS encoding Ig-like domain-containing protein codes for the protein MKKTLFNFALVLLITSVCINCANRGTPGGGPKDELPPVIIKSNPENYSTNFEGNEIEITFDEYIKIKDLQKQLIISPPMEYQPDISPLGGASKKVVIKINDTLAPNTTYAFNFGNSITDNNEGNPYPYYRYVLSTGSYIDSLKVTGSIVDAMKKKPETFINVGLYEVDSTFTDSIIFKEKPKYITNTLDSVTTFAIENVKPGKYLLIALNDGNGDNKFQQKSDQIAFHNSFINVPTDSTYTLKLFKEEATFNATRPKLISGEKIVFGYEGDYKGMKIKMLSETPEDFNYRITKDPKTDSLMYWYTPRMKVDSLLFKVQKDDFEKDFTVRISEQKRDSLTVDILTGNSIGLKEPLQLTANTPFVKFDASKISLMDKDSIAISFDTKFDTLTNTYDFNFDKTEDNLYKMQILPEAFVDIFDYKNDTLNVAVKTKKSSDYGYVRFTLANATFPIIIQLTDKDGKLKYESYVTEQKPVDFLDLNPAVYAIRVIHDANGNQKYDTGSYLEKRQPEKISHFKDVEIRADWGIEETLEFK